The genomic interval TGGGCAGGCAGTGGCCGAGGCCGAAGAGCAGGATGAGCAGGACGCCGTCCGCGACTCGCCGCTGCACCGTGATCACGGCCAGGATGGGGGCGATGAAACCGAAGGTGCAGGACCCCGAGAGCACGCCGTAGGCCAAGCCTAGGACGAGGGCTCCGAAGCGTCCGCGCAGTCGGAAGCGGCCCATGAGGCCGCCGCCGAGCCCACATCTGACGACTCCGAGCATGTCCAGGGCCACCCAGATGAGGATGCCGCCCACAAGGACGGTCCACCACGGCCCCACGGCCCCGAGCATCCGGCCCAGCAAGGCGCAGACGAGCCCAACGGCCGCGATGGTCACAAACAGGCCGCAGGTGAACAGCACGGCGTATTGCGCGGCCTGACGGCCCCCGAGAAGGCGATCCTGGCCGCCCACGTAACC from Desulfovibrio aminophilus DSM 12254 carries:
- a CDS encoding cytochrome c biogenesis CcdA family protein; translated protein: MLQDFFLAVNGWMSGGLLWAALGCFLWGVASVLFSPCHLASIPLIVGYVGGQDRLLGGRQAAQYAVLFTCGLFVTIAAVGLVCALLGRMLGAVGPWWTVLVGGILIWVALDMLGVVRCGLGGGLMGRFRLRGRFGALVLGLAYGVLSGSCTFGFIAPILAVITVQRRVADGVLLILLFGLGHCLPIALAGSSAATTRRLLENASMREGGRWFRRAAGALVAGMGIYFVIRPFFQT